A portion of the Betta splendens chromosome 2, fBetSpl5.4, whole genome shotgun sequence genome contains these proteins:
- the LOC114867370 gene encoding complement C1q-like protein 2 produces the protein MVLLALAVAVPLLLLRSSETSAHYYEMMGTCRMVCDPYSPKPGGATAMEVIQNVNSVAPQPPMAQGSRGEPGRQGKPGPRGPPGEPGPPGPRGPPGERGDGKITFPALNGAAADNGETDGANSTVSSFRIAFYVGLKNPHEGYEVLKFDDVITNLGNQYDQNTGKFTCHVPGIYFFTYHVLMRGGDGTSMWADLCKNGQVRASAIAQDADQNYDYASNSAVLHLDSGDEVYVKLDGGKAHGGNNNKYSTFSGFILYPD, from the exons ATGGTTTTGCTGGCTCTGGCCGTTGCTGTCCcgttgctgctgctccgctcatCTGAAACCTCGGCTCATTACTACGAGATGATGGGCACCTGTCGGATGGTTTGCGACCCGTACAGCCCCAAACCGGGCGGCGCCACGGCCATGGAGGTGATCCAGAACGTGAACAGCGTCGCGCCACAGCCTCCGATGGCGCAGGGGAGCCGCGGCGAGCCGGGGAGACAGGGCAAACCGGGACCCAGGGGCCCGCCGGGAGAACCGGGACCCCCGGGTCCGAGGGGGCCACCGGGAGAGCGCGGCGACGGCAAGATCACGTTCCCCGCGTTAAACGGAGCCGCAGCGGACAACGGAGAGACGGACGGCGCCAATTCAACGGTCAGCAGCTTCAGGATCGCGTTTTACGTCGGTCTGAAAAATCCGCACGAGGGATATGAGGTGTTAAAGTTTGACGACGTGATTACAAACTTGGGGAACCAGTACGACCAGAACACCGGGAAGTTCACCTGCCACGTTCCGGGGATCTATTTCTTCACGTACCATGTGCTGATGCGCGGAGGAGACGGAACCAGCATGTGGGCTGACCTGTGCAAAAATGGACAG GTTCGGGCCAGCGCCATAGCTCAGGACGCAGACCAGAACTACGACTACGCCAGCAACAGTGCGGTGCTGCACTTGGACTCTGGAGACGAAGTCTATGTCAAACTAGATGGCGGAAAAGCCCATGGAGGCAATAACAACAAGTACAGCACCTTCTCTGGCTTCATCCTGTACCCCGACTAA
- the sctr gene encoding secretin receptor isoform X2 — MRERTGGWRAVKETAGDAKLSSGCHHHFNLEKEEERCIDDLLFQSHKATENNVSVHCKGMWDDLNCWPPASLGETVSQPCPTFFNSESTVQRNCTADGWSDPLVPLEEACGYTFNESVVEESLYFFYVKTMYTAGYTLSVISLTVATSIFCLFRKLHCTRNYIHIQLFISFILRAVFIFLRDSQLFTNEELYHCDYFPVACKVVLMFSNYSILANYSWLLVEGHFVFTLMSRSFFSLKKHLTWYIVLSWGLPLIVMVSWGCAKYFYENEWCWENRKHEWIWWILRVPVLLSICVNVVFFLGILRILVSKLRTPYAQRNEFNQYKRLIKSTFFLVALFGMHYILFAFFPVEVSRSVFQIWTFAELALSSTQGFVVAILYCFLNGEVQHEVQRRWRRWRLTQHLPTRPRQHHSSISNSGSPSTQVTLLPCSPGSLATTGLPVDTADVI, encoded by the exons ATGAGAGAACGGACAGGAGGTTGGAGGGCAGTGAAGGAGACAGCAGGGGAT GCTAAATTATCATCAGGTTGCCATCATCACTTTAATcttgagaaagaggaggaaaggtgCATCGATGATCTGCTGTTTCAGTCACACAAAGCAACAG AAAACAATGTCAGTGTGCACTGTAAGGGAATGTGGGACGACCTGAACTGCTGGCCACCTGCTTCACTGGGGGAAACCGTCTCTCAGCCGTGCCCCACGTTTTTCAACTCAGAAA GTACAGTACAACGGAACTGCACTGCTGATGGCTGGTCAGACCCTCTGGTCCCACTTGAAGAAGCATGTGGCTACACTTTTAATGAGAGTGTGGTTGAAGAG TCGCTGTATTTCTTCTATGTGAAGACCATGTACACAGCCGGATACACGTTGTCTGTCATCTCTCTTACAGTCGCCACCTCCATATTTTGTCTGTTTAG gaagctgcactGCACCCGGAACTACATTCACATCCAgctgttcatctccttcatccTGAGAGCAGTCTTCATCTTCCTAAGGGACTCTCAGCTATTTACTAATGAAGAACTCTACCACTGTGACTATTTCCCG gtggcGTGTAAGGTTGTGCTGATGTTCTCCAACTACTCCATCCTGGCCAACTacagctggctgctggtggaaGGCCACTTCGTGTTCACGCTGATGAGCCGCTCTTTCTTCTCCCTGAAGAAACACCTCACCTGGTACATTGTCCTGAGCTGGG GTTTACCGCTGATCGTCATGGTCTCCTGGGGGTGCGCCAAGTACTTTTATGAAAACGAATG GTGTtgggaaaacaggaaacatgaatGGATTTGGTGGATACTTCGAGTGCCAGTTCTGCTGAGTATATGT GTGAACGTCGTGTTTTTCTTGGGAATTTTGAGGATATTGGTGAGCAAACTGAGAACACCGTATGCACAGAGGAATGAATTCAACCAGTACAA GAGGTTGATCAAATCCACATTTTTTCTGGTGGCACTGTTTGGCATGCATTACATCCTGTTTGCTTTCTTCCCCGTGGAAGTCAGCAGATCGGTCTTCCAGATATGGACCTTTGCCGAGCTGGCTCTGTCATCCACACAG GGTTTTGTGGTGGCTATTCTCTACTGCTTCTTGAATGGAGAG GTGCAACATGAGGttcagaggagatggaggcggtggaggctcACTCAGCACCTGCCCACTCGGCCCAGGCAGCATCACAGCTCCATCAGCAACAGCGGGTCTCCTAGCACACAGGTGACCCTGCTGCCCTGTTCCCCAGGCAGCCTGGCGACCACTGGACTCCCCGTAGATACCGCGGATGTGATTTAA
- the LOC114867410 gene encoding acyl-CoA-binding protein-like, which yields MAQSFEKAAEEVKVLKQKPDQAEMTVLYGLYKQATIGDVNIARPGMFDFTGKAKWDAWEAKKGMSNDEAKAAYVDLVETLKTKYGI from the exons ATGGCT caatcctttgaaaaagcagcagaggaggtgaaggtACTGAAACAGAAGCCAGACCAAGCAGAGATGACTGTGCTGTATGGTTTATATAAGCAAGCCACTATTGGTGACGTCAACATTG CACGTCCAGGGATGTTTGACTTCACTGGAAAAGCAAAATGGGACGCATGGGAGGCAAAGAAAG GTATGTCCAACGATGAAGCAAAGGCCGCCTATGTAGATTTAGTGGAGACGCTAAAGACGAAATATGGGATCTAG
- the sctr gene encoding secretin receptor isoform X1: MGKMNVFDTIVKVGIVGVLLLPQAKLSSGCHHHFNLEKEEERCIDDLLFQSHKATENNVSVHCKGMWDDLNCWPPASLGETVSQPCPTFFNSESTVQRNCTADGWSDPLVPLEEACGYTFNESVVEESLYFFYVKTMYTAGYTLSVISLTVATSIFCLFRKLHCTRNYIHIQLFISFILRAVFIFLRDSQLFTNEELYHCDYFPVACKVVLMFSNYSILANYSWLLVEGHFVFTLMSRSFFSLKKHLTWYIVLSWGLPLIVMVSWGCAKYFYENEWCWENRKHEWIWWILRVPVLLSICVNVVFFLGILRILVSKLRTPYAQRNEFNQYKRLIKSTFFLVALFGMHYILFAFFPVEVSRSVFQIWTFAELALSSTQGFVVAILYCFLNGEVQHEVQRRWRRWRLTQHLPTRPRQHHSSISNSGSPSTQVTLLPCSPGSLATTGLPVDTADVI; the protein is encoded by the exons ATGGGAAAAATGAACGTGTTTGACACCATTGTAAAAGTTGGAATTGTTGGAGTTTTACTGCTGCCACAG GCTAAATTATCATCAGGTTGCCATCATCACTTTAATcttgagaaagaggaggaaaggtgCATCGATGATCTGCTGTTTCAGTCACACAAAGCAACAG AAAACAATGTCAGTGTGCACTGTAAGGGAATGTGGGACGACCTGAACTGCTGGCCACCTGCTTCACTGGGGGAAACCGTCTCTCAGCCGTGCCCCACGTTTTTCAACTCAGAAA GTACAGTACAACGGAACTGCACTGCTGATGGCTGGTCAGACCCTCTGGTCCCACTTGAAGAAGCATGTGGCTACACTTTTAATGAGAGTGTGGTTGAAGAG TCGCTGTATTTCTTCTATGTGAAGACCATGTACACAGCCGGATACACGTTGTCTGTCATCTCTCTTACAGTCGCCACCTCCATATTTTGTCTGTTTAG gaagctgcactGCACCCGGAACTACATTCACATCCAgctgttcatctccttcatccTGAGAGCAGTCTTCATCTTCCTAAGGGACTCTCAGCTATTTACTAATGAAGAACTCTACCACTGTGACTATTTCCCG gtggcGTGTAAGGTTGTGCTGATGTTCTCCAACTACTCCATCCTGGCCAACTacagctggctgctggtggaaGGCCACTTCGTGTTCACGCTGATGAGCCGCTCTTTCTTCTCCCTGAAGAAACACCTCACCTGGTACATTGTCCTGAGCTGGG GTTTACCGCTGATCGTCATGGTCTCCTGGGGGTGCGCCAAGTACTTTTATGAAAACGAATG GTGTtgggaaaacaggaaacatgaatGGATTTGGTGGATACTTCGAGTGCCAGTTCTGCTGAGTATATGT GTGAACGTCGTGTTTTTCTTGGGAATTTTGAGGATATTGGTGAGCAAACTGAGAACACCGTATGCACAGAGGAATGAATTCAACCAGTACAA GAGGTTGATCAAATCCACATTTTTTCTGGTGGCACTGTTTGGCATGCATTACATCCTGTTTGCTTTCTTCCCCGTGGAAGTCAGCAGATCGGTCTTCCAGATATGGACCTTTGCCGAGCTGGCTCTGTCATCCACACAG GGTTTTGTGGTGGCTATTCTCTACTGCTTCTTGAATGGAGAG GTGCAACATGAGGttcagaggagatggaggcggtggaggctcACTCAGCACCTGCCCACTCGGCCCAGGCAGCATCACAGCTCCATCAGCAACAGCGGGTCTCCTAGCACACAGGTGACCCTGCTGCCCTGTTCCCCAGGCAGCCTGGCGACCACTGGACTCCCCGTAGATACCGCGGATGTGATTTAA
- the steap3 gene encoding metalloreductase STEAP3, giving the protein MPDEMSRPLIQGSGDGGRYRYPEAATAEPSDPVIGILGTGDFSRSLARRLVATGYQVVVGSRTPKRAVALFPEEAEVTSQMEAASQADLVFVAVFPEHHSTLVGLKPALAGKTLVDVSNGLRLNQEGPSNAEQLADLFPESSVVKGFNTISAWTLQVGPRDGSRQVLLCSDSREAKSAVMRVCRRMGFIPVDMGLLSSSLEIENLPLYLFPSWRVPMLCTLCLFIFFYLYNFTRDVLQPYITAGKSAFYKMPIELVNVTLPSVALVMLALVYLPGLFAAFLQLTWGTKYKRFPNWLDRWLTRRKQFGLCSFLCAVLHAIYSLCLPMRKSARFKMLNLAFKQVKDNVEDSWVDTDVWRMELYLSVGIMALGLLSLLAVASLPSVANTVNWREFSFIQSILGYCALSMASLHTVLYGWDRAFTSAQYRFYLPPTFLLVLILPLTVLLGRLALFMPCVAQRLRQIRRGWERSRNIRFTLPDDSGCNGLEDVTNV; this is encoded by the exons ATGCCTGATGAGATGTCGAGGCCTTTAATCCAAGGCAGTGGTGATGGAGGCCGTTACAGGTATCCAGAAGCCGCCACAGCTGAACCCAGCGATCCAGTTATTGGCATCCTGGGTACAGGCGACTTCTCTCGCTCGCTGGCCAGAAGGCTGGTGGCCACCGGTTACCAGGTGGTGGTGGGAAGTCGAACCCCCAAGCGAGCCGTGGCCCTCTTCCCCGAAGAGGCTGAG GTGACCTCTCAGATGGAGGCAGCCAGTCAGGCAGACCTGGTCTTCGTGGCCGTGTTTCCCGAGCACCACTCCACGCTGGTGGGCTTGAAGCCGGCACTGGCTGGAAAAACGCTGGTGGATGTTAGCAATGGTTTGCGGCTCAACCAGGAAGGGCCTTCCAACGCTGAGCAACTGGCCGACCTGTTCCCAGAAAGCTCTGTAGTCAAAGGGTTCAACACCATATCAGCCTGGACGCTCCAGGTGGGACCGCGGGATGGAAGCAGGCAG GTTTTGCTGTGCAGTGACAGTCGGGAAGCCAAGAGCGCTGTGATGCGCGTCTGTCGCAGAATGGGCTTCATCCCTGTCGATAtgggtctcctctcctcttccctgGAGATTGAGAACCTCCCGCTGTATCTGTTCCCTTCATGGCGCGTCCCCATGCTCTGCACGCTCTGCCTGTTCATCTTCTTCTACCTGTACAACTTCACCCGTGACGTCCTGCAGCCCTATATCACCGCAGGGAAGAGTGCTTTCTACAAAATGCCCATTGAGCTCGTTAACGTCACCCTTCCCTCGGTGGCGCTGGTGATGTTGGCGCTGGTCTATCTGCCTGGCTTATTCGCTGCCTTCCTCCAGCTGACGTGGGGCACTAAGTACAAGCGCTTCCCCAACTGGCTGGACCGGTGGCTGACGAGGAGGAAACAGTTCGGGCTGTGTAGCTTCCTGTGCGCCGTTCTGCACGCCATCTACAGTCTGTGTCTGCCGATGAGGAAATCTGCCCGCTTCAAAATGCTCAACTTGGCTTTTAAACAG GTAAAAGATAACGTGGAGGACTCGTGGGTCGACACAGATGTGTGGAGGATGGAACTCTACCTGTCTGTGGGCATCATGGCCCTCGGACTGCTGTCTCTGCTGGCTGTCGCGTCCCTTCCCTCTGTGGCCAACACTGTCAACTGGAGGGAGTTCAGCTTcatacag TCCATACTAGGTTACTGTGCCTTGTCCATGGCCTCCCTCCACACAGTCCTCTATGGCTGGGACCGTGCCTTCACCTCGGCCCAGTACCGCTTTTACCTGCCTCCCACATTCCTACTGGTCCTGATTCTGCCTCTCACGGTCTTGCTGGGCCGTCTGGCTCTCTTCATGCCGTGCGTGGCTCAGCGACTCCGACAGATCCGCCGCGGCtgggagaggagcaggaacaTCCGCTTCACTCTGCCAGACGACAGCGGCTGCAACGGGCTGGAGGACGTCACCAACGTGTGA
- the sctr gene encoding secretin receptor isoform X3, protein MWDDLNCWPPASLGETVSQPCPTFFNSESTVQRNCTADGWSDPLVPLEEACGYTFNESVVEESLYFFYVKTMYTAGYTLSVISLTVATSIFCLFRKLHCTRNYIHIQLFISFILRAVFIFLRDSQLFTNEELYHCDYFPVACKVVLMFSNYSILANYSWLLVEGHFVFTLMSRSFFSLKKHLTWYIVLSWGLPLIVMVSWGCAKYFYENEWCWENRKHEWIWWILRVPVLLSICVNVVFFLGILRILVSKLRTPYAQRNEFNQYKRLIKSTFFLVALFGMHYILFAFFPVEVSRSVFQIWTFAELALSSTQGFVVAILYCFLNGEVQHEVQRRWRRWRLTQHLPTRPRQHHSSISNSGSPSTQVTLLPCSPGSLATTGLPVDTADVI, encoded by the exons ATGTGGGACGACCTGAACTGCTGGCCACCTGCTTCACTGGGGGAAACCGTCTCTCAGCCGTGCCCCACGTTTTTCAACTCAGAAA GTACAGTACAACGGAACTGCACTGCTGATGGCTGGTCAGACCCTCTGGTCCCACTTGAAGAAGCATGTGGCTACACTTTTAATGAGAGTGTGGTTGAAGAG TCGCTGTATTTCTTCTATGTGAAGACCATGTACACAGCCGGATACACGTTGTCTGTCATCTCTCTTACAGTCGCCACCTCCATATTTTGTCTGTTTAG gaagctgcactGCACCCGGAACTACATTCACATCCAgctgttcatctccttcatccTGAGAGCAGTCTTCATCTTCCTAAGGGACTCTCAGCTATTTACTAATGAAGAACTCTACCACTGTGACTATTTCCCG gtggcGTGTAAGGTTGTGCTGATGTTCTCCAACTACTCCATCCTGGCCAACTacagctggctgctggtggaaGGCCACTTCGTGTTCACGCTGATGAGCCGCTCTTTCTTCTCCCTGAAGAAACACCTCACCTGGTACATTGTCCTGAGCTGGG GTTTACCGCTGATCGTCATGGTCTCCTGGGGGTGCGCCAAGTACTTTTATGAAAACGAATG GTGTtgggaaaacaggaaacatgaatGGATTTGGTGGATACTTCGAGTGCCAGTTCTGCTGAGTATATGT GTGAACGTCGTGTTTTTCTTGGGAATTTTGAGGATATTGGTGAGCAAACTGAGAACACCGTATGCACAGAGGAATGAATTCAACCAGTACAA GAGGTTGATCAAATCCACATTTTTTCTGGTGGCACTGTTTGGCATGCATTACATCCTGTTTGCTTTCTTCCCCGTGGAAGTCAGCAGATCGGTCTTCCAGATATGGACCTTTGCCGAGCTGGCTCTGTCATCCACACAG GGTTTTGTGGTGGCTATTCTCTACTGCTTCTTGAATGGAGAG GTGCAACATGAGGttcagaggagatggaggcggtggaggctcACTCAGCACCTGCCCACTCGGCCCAGGCAGCATCACAGCTCCATCAGCAACAGCGGGTCTCCTAGCACACAGGTGACCCTGCTGCCCTGTTCCCCAGGCAGCCTGGCGACCACTGGACTCCCCGTAGATACCGCGGATGTGATTTAA